From Cheilinus undulatus linkage group 18, ASM1832078v1, whole genome shotgun sequence, the proteins below share one genomic window:
- the ccdc65 gene encoding dynein regulatory complex subunit 2, with product MPKKSKKGGGGKTEGERMLFMQQRAQAEEEMARKKEEMLTQFLRDKLQEDERNTRVNMMKLNEGWRSILRQTRCPELRKQILIMRQTLEREMDQTQDTIKTLAHDLQESERQSAQVRRAHLQQLEYLWAQQEQRLMFLQQQWESSLQKLRSSFTSDRKEMTGGFETRRSELEDAMVTLQKQHDDAMSELHEQFSTSRKSLQSSLEARKSQILHRSLLKLEEETKRRQRAEEVYREEVSKVEQLELEIQGYVHSEEKSRKEEERLQDLVTQLEVKLLQSKAEQEAADQDLLATADQMNRSIGRLRNQLIQSQKDHRRMLTDLTIKSNNTTKELKAIIAKGEKVARAGEMCRKLESQVLTLLPPLLPEEEQGQEVEAEDLDQDVLDLRLLNRRINGALLQRDALKKHKQDLRRENQQLRLLLRQHLDSMAVRERHLDPRHALLNVNPAPTATALSDTNRRHTVIEAVHVIKHSLKD from the exons ATGCCGAAGAAGTCAaagaagggaggaggaggaaagacgGAGGGGGAGAGGATGCTGTTCATGCAGCAGAGAGCTCAGGCTGAGGAGGAGATGGCCAGGAAGAAGGAGGAGATGCTCACTCAGTTCCTGAGG GACAAGCTGCAGGAGGACGAGAGGAACACCAGAGTGAACATGATGAAGCTGAATGAAGGCTGGAGGTCGATCCTCCGTCAGACTCGCTGCCCTGAGCTCCGTAAACAGATCCTGATAATGAGGCAGACTCTAGAGAGAGAGATGGACCAGACCCAGGACACCATCAAG aCGCTGGCGCATGACCTGCAGGAGTCTGAGCGTCAGTCGGCTCAGGTGCGGCGCGCTCACCTGCAGCAGCTGGAGTATCTGTGGGCTCAGCAGGAGCAGCGTCTGATgttcctgcagcagcagtgggAGAGCAGCCTGCAGAAGCTCCGCTCCAGCTTCACCTCTGACAG GAAGGAGATGACGGGAGGCTTTGAGACGCGGCGATCTGAGCTGGAGGACGCCATGGTCACTCTGCAGAAGCAGCACGACGACGCCATGAGCGAGCTCCACGAACAGTTCAGCACCAGCAGGAAGTCCCTGCAGAGCTCCCTGGAGGCCCGG AAATCCCAGATCCTCCACAGGAGTCTGCTGAAGCTGGAGGAGGAGACGAAGAGGAGGCAGAGGGCCGAGGAGGTCTACAGAGAGGAGGTCTCCAAGGTGGAGCAGCTGGAGCTGGAAATCCAGGGCTACGTCCACTCAGAGGAGAAGagcaggaaggaggaggagaggctgcaG GACTTGGTGACCCAGCTGGAAGTGAAGCTGCTGCAGAGTAAAGCCGAGCAGGAGGCTGCGGATCAGGACCTGCTCGCCACCGCGGACCAGATGAACCGCAGCATCGGCCGGCTCAGGAACCAACTCATCCAGTCTCAGAAGGATCACCGGAGGATGCTCACCGATCTCACCATCAAGAGCAACAACACCACCAAGGAACTGAAGGCCATCATCGCCAAG ggCGAGAAGGTCGCACGAGCCGGTGAGATGTGTCGCAAACTGGAGAGTCAAGTCCTGACGTTACTGCCACCGCTGCTACCAGAGGAGGAACAAGGACAGGAAGTGGAGGCCGAGGATCTGGACCAG gaCGTCCTGGATCTGCGTCTTCTAAACCGCCGGATCAACGGCGCCCTGCTGCAGCGAGACGCTCTGAAGAAGCACAAACAGGACCTGAGGAGAGAAAACCAGCAGCTCAGGCTCCTCCTGCGTCAGCACCTGGACAGCATGGCGGTCAGAGAGCGGCACCTGGACCCACGCCACGCCCTGCTCAACGTGAACCCCGCCCCCACTGCCACGGCTCTGTCCGACACCAACAGACGCCACACCGTCATCGAGGCCGTTCACGTCATCAAACACTCGCTGAAGGACTGA